One window of the Niallia circulans genome contains the following:
- a CDS encoding SDR family oxidoreductase — translation MKILITGANRGLGIHLTKTALKRGHTVLAGVRTVQETSPINLLKEQYPDQLHTYYLDVTQEESIIKAAELAAKDVGAIDGIINNAGVLTERGKKIEELDFEHVQFTMDVNVLGPMRVMKHFLPLIHKGEDKAIINISSEAGSIQNAYGGDFPYGISKAALNMFSVQLSRYVKEKNITVYAIHPGWIKTDMGGEDATGYPDDSAKGILDILEGKIVGTSELGFIDFRGREMKI, via the coding sequence GTGAAAATATTAATTACCGGGGCAAATCGAGGCTTGGGAATTCATCTAACTAAAACTGCTTTGAAAAGGGGACATACTGTGCTTGCAGGAGTTCGAACGGTTCAGGAAACTTCTCCTATTAATCTTTTGAAAGAACAATATCCAGATCAACTACATACATATTACCTTGATGTTACTCAGGAAGAATCAATTATCAAAGCGGCTGAACTTGCTGCCAAGGATGTTGGAGCCATTGATGGGATTATTAATAATGCAGGAGTGTTAACAGAACGAGGGAAAAAGATCGAAGAATTAGATTTCGAGCATGTCCAATTTACGATGGACGTCAATGTATTAGGACCAATGAGAGTAATGAAGCATTTTCTTCCGCTTATACATAAAGGCGAGGACAAAGCTATTATTAATATTTCTTCCGAAGCAGGAAGTATCCAAAACGCCTATGGAGGAGATTTCCCGTACGGTATTTCCAAAGCGGCACTGAATATGTTTAGTGTTCAATTATCAAGATATGTAAAAGAAAAGAATATTACGGTATATGCTATTCATCCTGGCTGGATCAAAACGGATATGGGTGGGGAAGATGCAACAGGCTATCCAGACGATTCGGCAAAGGGGATATTAGATATTTTAGAAGGAAAAATCGTCGGAACGAGTGAATTAGGTTTTATTGATTTTAGAGGACGGGAAATGAAAATCTAA
- a CDS encoding amidase family protein: MEKENQILFHIEETTILEVQKALDSGQITSWELTKQYIERIKTFDSTLCSIREINPDALAIAAELDKKRQEMDQIGPLYGIPVIIKDNIDTQDAMATTAGSIALANNFAKEDAFIVKKLREAGAIIIGKANLSEFANFITELNMPNGYSSLGGQVMNPYGPGVWDVGGSSSGTGASIAANFAVVGIGTETSGSILSPASNNSLVGIKPTLGLISRTGIIPLAHSQDTAGPMTRTVQDAAILLGIMAGVDERDEVTLTSIGQPRDYTAFLKADGLKGKRIGVDRSFLPEEEEEVALFNKGLEELTQQGAILIDMTIHREKFDSIVLYHEFKYGIDNYLRKCAEEVPVHSLKEVIEFNKNHLDVVKYGQTILEYCETLNGDLADPTYKEHRDKDIRLSALEGIDAAIEKYELDGLVFAKYVGCELPAKAGYPSITVPAGYTPKGKPMGLTFTGVAYSEPSLIEMAYSYEQATKHRVPPALAWKGLK; the protein is encoded by the coding sequence ATGGAAAAAGAAAATCAAATTCTATTTCATATAGAAGAAACAACTATATTAGAAGTACAAAAGGCACTGGATTCGGGTCAAATTACTTCATGGGAGCTAACAAAACAATATATAGAACGAATCAAGACATTTGATTCGACGTTATGCTCCATTAGAGAAATTAATCCAGATGCATTAGCAATTGCTGCTGAACTGGATAAAAAAAGACAAGAAATGGATCAAATTGGCCCCCTTTACGGTATTCCAGTCATCATTAAGGATAATATTGATACACAGGATGCGATGGCCACAACGGCTGGCTCGATTGCCTTAGCAAATAATTTTGCCAAAGAGGATGCCTTTATTGTAAAAAAGCTGCGCGAAGCAGGAGCGATTATTATTGGCAAGGCAAATTTATCCGAATTTGCCAATTTCATTACGGAATTAAATATGCCAAATGGTTATAGCTCATTAGGCGGCCAGGTAATGAATCCGTATGGGCCAGGAGTATGGGATGTTGGTGGTTCAAGCTCTGGCACTGGAGCAAGCATTGCTGCCAATTTTGCTGTGGTAGGAATAGGGACAGAAACATCTGGTTCGATTCTTAGTCCTGCTAGCAATAATTCCCTTGTTGGTATTAAACCAACGTTAGGTCTCATTAGCCGGACCGGAATTATTCCGCTGGCGCATAGCCAGGATACGGCAGGGCCGATGACTAGAACGGTTCAAGATGCCGCTATCTTACTGGGAATAATGGCAGGAGTGGATGAAAGAGACGAGGTGACATTAACAAGTATTGGTCAGCCTAGGGATTATACTGCATTTTTAAAAGCAGATGGTCTGAAAGGAAAAAGAATTGGAGTTGATCGTTCCTTCTTACCGGAAGAGGAAGAAGAAGTTGCATTATTTAATAAAGGCTTAGAAGAATTAACGCAGCAAGGTGCTATTTTAATAGATATGACGATCCACCGTGAAAAATTTGACTCCATTGTTCTTTATCATGAGTTTAAATATGGGATAGATAATTACCTGCGTAAATGTGCAGAAGAAGTTCCTGTCCATTCATTAAAGGAAGTAATTGAGTTTAATAAAAATCATTTAGATGTTGTAAAATATGGCCAGACTATTTTGGAATACTGTGAAACGTTAAATGGAGATTTAGCAGACCCTACCTATAAGGAACATCGGGATAAAGATATTCGATTATCCGCTTTGGAGGGCATAGATGCAGCGATAGAAAAATATGAATTAGATGGTTTAGTATTCGCGAAATATGTAGGCTGTGAGCTGCCAGCAAAAGCAGGCTATCCATCAATTACTGTACCAGCTGGTTATACCCCGAAAGGGAAGCCGATGGGATTAACCTTCACTGGAGTAGCTTATAGTGAACCGAGTCTGATTGAAATGGCCTATAGCTACGAACAAGCAACAAAGCATCGTGTCCCGCCAGCTTTAGCATGGAAAGGGCTGAAATAA
- a CDS encoding MBL fold metallo-hydrolase, producing MKITFLGKYGGYPGKESPTSSFLLESAGFHLLVDCGSGVLAKVQSYVDLKDLDACILSHYHHDHIADIGVLQYAMLVESILGNRAAAFPIYGHKQDSKFEELTNNIYTEGREISVGKTSNIGPFTISFCETIHPAYCLAMKIQANGKTILYTADTEWKDELVVFAENADLLISEASIYKEQFGLVKGHLTGEEAGKLAELAGVKQLLLTHLPHYGEQEKLVEEAKEIYSGSVQLVYPGMEIDFK from the coding sequence ATGAAAATTACCTTTTTAGGAAAATATGGAGGTTATCCTGGGAAAGAAAGTCCGACCTCTTCCTTCTTATTGGAGTCCGCTGGATTTCATTTATTGGTTGATTGTGGGAGCGGCGTGCTAGCAAAGGTGCAATCCTATGTGGATTTAAAAGATTTAGATGCGTGCATTCTTTCCCATTATCATCATGATCATATCGCAGATATAGGCGTGCTGCAATATGCTATGTTAGTGGAATCTATACTTGGAAATCGCGCAGCAGCTTTCCCAATTTATGGACATAAACAGGATAGCAAGTTTGAGGAATTAACTAACAATATTTATACAGAAGGGCGAGAAATTTCTGTAGGAAAAACATCTAATATTGGACCGTTTACTATTTCTTTTTGTGAAACGATTCATCCTGCCTACTGTTTGGCAATGAAGATCCAAGCAAATGGCAAAACCATTCTTTACACAGCAGATACAGAGTGGAAGGATGAGTTAGTTGTTTTTGCGGAAAATGCGGATCTCTTAATAAGTGAAGCAAGTATATATAAAGAACAGTTCGGCTTGGTAAAAGGACATTTAACTGGTGAAGAAGCTGGGAAGTTGGCGGAACTTGCCGGTGTAAAGCAGCTTTTATTAACCCATCTTCCCCATTATGGAGAACAGGAAAAACTGGTGGAAGAAGCAAAAGAAATTTATAGTGGTTCCGTTCAGTTGGTCTATCCAGGTATGGAAATAGATTTTAAATAG
- a CDS encoding GNAT family N-acetyltransferase, with product MYSFQLITQEQAEEIAFNWHYDGKYAFYNMEADEEDLTDFLDREKRADSVYAVTENNRLTGFFSIHHEENDTIDIGLGLRPDLTGQGLGYTFLATGIDYIKERFSPAFITLAVAVFNDRAIKVYKKAGFKEAATFLQYTNGGEYEFVKMIYPCKKSVDFN from the coding sequence ATGTATTCATTTCAACTTATTACCCAAGAGCAAGCAGAGGAAATTGCTTTTAACTGGCATTATGATGGAAAGTATGCGTTTTATAATATGGAAGCGGATGAAGAGGATTTAACAGATTTTCTTGATAGGGAAAAAAGAGCTGACTCTGTTTATGCTGTTACAGAAAACAATCGACTCACTGGCTTTTTTAGTATTCATCATGAAGAAAACGACACAATTGATATTGGTCTTGGTTTAAGGCCAGACTTAACAGGACAAGGACTTGGCTATACCTTTTTAGCCACTGGGATCGATTATATAAAGGAACGCTTTTCGCCAGCTTTTATCACCTTGGCTGTTGCTGTCTTTAATGATCGAGCCATAAAAGTATACAAAAAAGCCGGCTTTAAAGAGGCAGCTACATTTCTTCAGTATACTAATGGTGGAGAATATGAATTTGTCAAAATGATTTATCCGTGCAAAAAAAGTGTTGATTTCAATTAA